Part of the Pseudomonas abietaniphila genome is shown below.
TCACATCCAGATCCCCCAGATCCCGCAGCTCATCCAGCGCATCCTCATGCAGCACCGCGCACACTTCGCCCGTTTCGCGATGCAGGATGCGGAGGTACGGGTGAGGCCGATCCAGCCAGGCGTCGATCAGATAGGTCATGTTCATTCTCCTTGAAGGTTTCCAATGAGAATAATTCTTATCTGTGGAATAGCAAGGATGTATTTGAGATTAATTCTCATTGTGTGCGGTCGATGCAGGCAAGTCACACGCCTGTGGGTAAAACGCAGGCAATAAAAAGCCCGTCATGTGGACGGGCTTTCGGTGTGACGAGGCTGTGATCAGTGCGTGCGGGCGACCGCAAACTCACTCAGCTCGACCAGTGCGTCGCGGTATTCGCTGGCGGGCAAGGCGTCCAGGCAGGCGATGGCACGTGCCACATAGTCGCGTGCCAGTTGGGCGGTGTAGTCCAGCGATCCCGACTTCTCGACCGCATCGCGGATGCTTGCCAGATCTTCCAGACCGCCTTTCTGAATGGCCTGACGTACCAGCGCTGCTTGTTCCGGCGTGCCTTCGCGCATCGTGTAGATCAGCGGAAGCGTAGGTTTGCCTTCAGCAAGGTCGTCACCGATGTTTTTGCCCATGGTTTCCGCGTCGCCACGGTAATCGAGCAGATCGTCCACCAACTGGAATGCGATGCCGAGGTGATCGCCAAAGGTGCGCAGTGCTTCGCTCTGCTCAGGGCTCGCCTTGGCCAGGGCGGCAGCACTGTGCGTCGAGGCTTCGAACAGCATGGCTGTCTTGCCGCGAATCACTTCCATGTAGGTTTCTTCAGTGGTGCTGGCGTCACGAATCTTCGACAACTGCAGGACTTCGCCTTCGGCGATGACGCGGGTGGCCTTGGACAGGATCTGCATGACCGGCATCGAACCGAGCTCGACCATCATTTCGAACGAGCGCGAATAAAGGAAGTCGCCGACCAGCACGCTCGGGGCGTTGCCCCACATGGCGTTCGCGGTCGAGCGGCCACGACGCATGCCGGACATGTCGACCACGTCGTCGTGCAGCAGGGTCGCGGTGTGCAGGAATTCAATGGTGGCGGCCAGCAGACGCAGGTCATCACCGCCGCTGCCCAGTGCCTTGCCGCACAGGAGCACCAGCAATGGACGCAGGCGTTTGCCACCGGCGGAAGTAATGTAGTCGCCGATTTTCGAGACCAGCGGCACGCGCGATGTCAGCTGCTTCTTGATAATGTGGTCGACGGCTGTAAAGTCGTCCGCCACAGCGCGGTAGAAGGCTTGGGGTTGCATCAGCGAGACGTGCTCCAGAAGGGTTGCGCGGCATGCTAGGTTGCAGGCCCCACCCTGTCAAGGCGTGACGTAACGCCGCTTGCAAGGCGTTCGCGGCTTGCGTACAATCGCGCACCCTAACTTTCCTGGGCAGCACCTGCCTTACGCAATTGCACATGGGCCTTTCCAGCCCCGTGCAGCCATGCCAGCCAATACCTCTTCCTATAAAGAGCTGGGTGAGCAGGATTTTCGGAGAAATACCATGTCTTATGCAGTAATCGTTACTGGCGGCAAGCAATACAAAGTCGCCCCAGGTGAATACCTGAAGATCGAAAAGCTGGAAGTCGCTACTGGCGAATCCGTTACTTTTGATCGCGTTCTGTTGGTCGCCAATGGCGACGACGTGAACATCGGCGCTCCAGTTGTTGCCGGCGCTACCGTTGTGGCTGAAGTGATCTCCCAAGGTCGTCACGATAAAGTCCGCATCATCAAGTTCCGTCGCCGTAAGCACCACATGAAGCGTATGGGCCACCGCCAGTGGTACACCGAGATCAAAATCACCGGTATTCAGGCTTAATTTCAGCCTAATTCCTCACTAGGAGAATTGAACTCATGGCACACAAAAAAGCTGGTGGTAGTACTCGTAACGGTCGCGACTCAGAAGCCAAACGCCTTGGCGTGAAGATGTATGGCGGCCAGGTCATCGTTCCGGGCAACATCATCGTGCGTCAGCGCGGCACCCAATTCCACGCTGGCTACGGCGTTGGCATGGGCAAAGATCACACTCTGTTCGCTAAAGTCGAAGGCGTGATCAAGTTCCAGGTTAAAGGCGCCTTCGGTCGTCGTTATGTAAGCATCGTGCCGAAAGCAGAAGTCGCGGCGTGATCTTGCGTTCAGGTTGTGTGAAGGCGTAGCGAAAGCAACGGCCTGCACACTGCCTGAGCTGAAAAGCCCTGTCGTTGACAGGGCTTTTTCGTTTGTAAAAGGTCTGGTTTTGGTGAGTCTCTTGCAAAGCTGTTTGTGTGGGCCGTTGTGGTGTGTAGTCGCTGGTTTTTGATCGGTATCGCAACGCTCATCTTTGCAAGAGCCTTATGAATTTATGTTGTTTGCTCGTCTTTGTGACGGGAGGCGTGCGTTATGAAATTTGTTGATGAAGTATCCATTCGGGTGAAGGCCGGTGACGGCGGCAACGGTTGCATGAGCTTCCGTCGCGAAAAATTCATCGAAAACGGTGGTCCCAACGGTGGTGATGGTGGCGACGGCGGCTCGATCTACATGATCGCCGATGAAAACCTCAACACGCTGGTCGACTACCGCTATACCCGTCACTTCGACGCCGAGCGCGGTTCCAACGGTGGCAGCACCGATTGCACGGGTCGCAAGGGTGAAGATCTGGTGTTGCGCGTACCGGTCGGTACCACGGTGATCGATGCCAGCACTCAGGAAATCATCGGCGACCTGACCAAGGCGGGTCAGCGCTTGCTGGTGGCTCACGGCGGTTGGCACGGCCTGGGGAACACCCGTTTCAAATCCAGTACCAACCGTGCGCCGCGTCAAACCACGCCGGGTAAACCGGGCGAGCAGCGTGATCTGAAGCTGGAGCTCAAAGTGCTGGCTGACGTCGGTCTGCTGGGCTTGCCAAATGCGGGCAAGAGCACCTTCATTCGTTCGGTGTCGGCCGCCAAGCCAAAAGTTGCCGACTACCCGTTCACCACCCTGGTGCCTAACCTGGGCGTGGTGAGTGTTGATCGCTGGAAAAGCTTCGTCATTGCCGACATTCCGGGCTTGATCGAAGGTGCGTCTGACGGTGCGGGTCTTGGTATCCGTTTCCTCAAGCACCTGGCGCGTACGCGTCTGTTGCTGCACCTCGTCGACATGGCGCCGCTGGATGAAAGCAGTGCGCCGGATGCAGCTGAGGTCATCGTCAATGAGTTGATCAAGTTCAGCCCTGCGCTGGCGGATCGTGATCGCTGGCTGGTGCTGAACAAGTGCGATCAGATCCTCGAAGAAGAGCATGAAGAGCGCAAGCAGGAGATCATCGATCGCCTGGGTTGGACCGGCCCTGTCTACGTGATCTCGGCTATCGCCAAAGAAGGCACTGAGCAGCTGAGCCGCGACATCATGCGCTATCTGGAAGATCGTGCCGATCGTCTGGCGAGCGACCCGGCGTACGCCGAAGAGCTGGCCGAACTGGATCAGCGTATCGAAGACGAAGCGCGTGCCCAGTTGCAGGCACTGGACGATCAGCGTGCCCTGCGTCGCAGTGGTGTGAAGAGCGTGCATGACATCGGTGATGACGATGATTGGGATGAAGATGATGTGGACGATGAAGATGGTCCGGAAATCATTTACGTCCGTGAGTGATCGACTGAAGTAAACTACAACGCCGCTAAATTAGCGGCGTTTTAGTATCTTGAATGTGTACCTCTGGCTTAAGGTTGAAAGATCATGCGGAGCAAGGTGACAGGTGCCCAGCGTTGGGTTGTGAAGATCGGAAGTGCGCTGCTGACGGCGGATGGCAAGGGTCTCGATCGCAACGCAATGGGTGTTTGGGTCGAGCAGATGGTGGCGCTGCATGAGGCAGGCGTCGAACTGGTTCTGGTTTCTTCCGGCGCAGTGGCTGCCGGCATGAGTCGCCTGGGCTGGGCTGTACGACCGAGTGCCATGCATGAGCTTCAAGCGGCGGCAGCGATTGGTCAGATGGGCTTGGTACAGGCCTGGGAATCCAGTTTTGCGGAGCACGATCGCCACACGGCGCAGATTCTACTGACCCATGACGACCTGTCCGACCGCAAACGCTACCTGAACGCTCGCAGCACGTTGCGTACCCTTGTTGATCTCGGTGTGGTCCCGGTCATCAACGAAAACGATACCGTCGTCACCGACGAAATCCGTTTCGGCGATAACGATACCCTGGCGGCGCTGGTGGCAAACCTCGTTGAGGCTGATCTGCTGGTCATCCTCACTGATCGCGACGGCATGTTCGATGCTGATCCGCGTAATAACCCTGAAGCCCAATTGATCTACGAAGCCCGTGCTGACGATCCGGCGCTGGACGCTGTGGCGGGTGGCACCGGGGGTGCGTTGGGTCGTGGTGGTATGCAGACCAAGTTGCGTGCGGCACGCCTGGCAGCGCGTTCCGGCGCGCATACCGTCATTGTGGGTGGTCGTATCGAGCGTGTGCTGGCGCGTCTTAAGGCGGGTGAGCGGCTGGGTACGTTGCTGTCGCCTGAGCGCGGCATGCTGGCGGCACGCAAGCAATGGCTGGCGGGGCACCTGCAGACGCGCGGCACACTCGTGCTGGACGACGGTGCGGTGAAGGCGCTGACCGAGAGCAACAAGAGCCTGTTGCCGGTCGGTGTGAAGCTGGTTCAGGGCAGCTTCCGTCGCGGCGAGATGGTGGTGTGTGTCGCGGCGAACGGTCGCGAAGTTGCGCGAGGTCTTAGCAACTACAGTGCACTTGAGGCGCAGAAAATCATTGGCCAGCCATCCGACGCCATCGTGAAGGAGTTGGGTTACATGGCTGAGCCTGAGTTGGTTCATCGCGACAACCTCATCCTGGTCTGACGTCAGGCGGGGTCGGTTTTTTTCTTATAAGGAAGCACACATGCGCGTTCTGAAAGGAATTCTGGGTGCGGCGTTGATGCTGCCCCTGCTGGTTTCGGCTGAAGAGATCGGCCAGGTGTCGACGGTATTCAAATTCGTCGGTCCCAATGACCGGATCGTCGTTGAGGCGTTCGATGATCCCAAGGTGGACGGCGTTACCTGCTACCTGTCGCGGGCCAAGACCGGTGGCGTGAAGGGTGGGCTGGGTCTGGCTGAGGATCGTGCCGAGGCGTCCATTGCGTGCCGTCAGGTGGGGCCGATCCACTTCAAGGAGCAGTTGAAGGACGGCGATGAAGTGTTCAAGGAGCGAACTTCGTTGGTGTTCAAGACCATGCAGGTGGTTCGCTTCCTGGACAAGAAGCGCAATACGCTGGTGTATCTGGTCTACAGCGATCGCGTCATCGAAGGCAGTCCGCAGAATGCGGTAACAGCTATCCCGATTCTGCCGTGGGCGCCAGCACCTTCTCCTGGTCCTTGATGGGGTGTTGTTGTGGAAGGGGTCGGCTTGGAATCGTTACGCTGATCCCCTTCGGGCATTTCCTGAGCAGGTGTGCTTATGCATTTGCTGCATCGTGCCATGGCCTGATGGATCGCAATGGCAGGAATCGCAGGCAATAAAAAACCGACCCTGGGGTCGGTTTTTTAACAAGCGGGTCGCTTAGGCAGCAGCAGCAAGGTTCAGAGCCTTGATGTGGCCATTCAGGCGGCCTTTATGGCGAGCAGCTTTGTTCTTGTGGATGATGCCTTTATCGGCCATACGGTCGATAACTGGCACGGCCAGAACATAAGCAGCTTGCGCTTTTTCAGCGTCTTTTGCGTCGATGGCTTTCACTACGTTCTTGATGTAGGTACGAACCATGGAACGCAGGCTGGCGTTGTGGCTGCGACGCTTCTCAGCCTGTTTTGCACGTTTTTTGGCGGAAGGTGAGTTGGCCACCGTCGAGCTCCTCGAAAGACTTGGGAAATAGCTAACAAAATAGGCCGCGAATCATGCCGATGAGTTTGACGCTTGTCAAGGGCAGTTGATGCGTTCCGCTGAGTGGTCGCTGTGTGATGCCGAGGTTATTTCATTCCGGCGTGCGACCTGTAAACTCGCGGGTTTTGGCTCTGAGCTGTTTTGCGGCGCGGAGTATCGCATAAATGGATCGCGCTTTGGCGCTTCCTTTGGTCGGGCGCACAAACTTTAGATGAACCTACTTAAATCGCTTGCCGCCGTCAGCTCTATCACCATGCTTTCGCGGGTCCTGGGTTTTATCCGTGACACCATCATCGCCCGCGCATTTGGCGCCGGAATGGCAACGGATGCCTTCTTCATTGCATTCAAACTGCCCAACCTGTTGCGACGAATCTTCGCAGAAGGCGCATTTTCTCAGGCCTTCGTGCCGATCCTTGCCGAGTATAAAAGCCAGCAAGGGGAGGAGGCGACCCGCACCTTTGTCGCTTATGTCACCGGCCTGCTGACGCTGGCGTTGGCGCTGGTCACTGTCCTGGGCATCCTTTTCGCGCCGTGGGTGATCTGGGCCACGGCCCCGGGCTTCGCCGATACGCCGGAAAAATTCCAGCTGACCTCCGACCTGCTACGGGTGACCTTTCCTTATATATTGCTGATTTCGCTGTCCTCGCTGGCCGGCGCCATCCTCAATACCTGGAACCGTTTCTCCGTGCCGGCCTTCGTGCCGACGCTGCTTAACCTCGCGATGATCTTTTTCGCGCTGTTTCTCACGCCTTATTTCCACCCGCCCGTCATGGCGCTGGGTTGGGCCGTGCTGGCAGGCGGGCTGCTTCAATTGCTGTATCAACTGCCGCACCTGAAGAAGATCGGCATGCTGGTGCTGCCACGTCTGAATCTGCGGGACACCGGCGTCTGGCGCGTGATGAGGCAGATGCTGCCCGCCATGCTGGGCGTGTCGGTCAGTCAGATTTCCCTGATCATCAACACGATATTTGCTTCTTTTCTGGCGGCGGGCTCGGTGTCGTGGATGTACTACGCCGATCGGTTGATGGAACTGCCGTCGGGCGTACTCGGTGTCGCACTGGGGACGATCCTGCTGCCGATCCTGTCGAAAACCTACGCCAGCAAGGATCGACAAGAATACTCGCGGATTCTCGACTGGGGCCTGCGTCTCTGCTTTGTGCTGGTCCTGCCCTGCACATTGGCGCTCGGACTGCTGTCGGAGCCGCTGACAGTTTCTCTGTTTCAGTACGGCAAGTTCGATGCGAACGACGCCGTCAAGACTCAGGGCGCGTTGGTCGGCTATGCGGTGGGGTTATTGGGCATTATTGTCATCAAGGTGCTGGCGCCTGGCTTCTATGCGCAACAAAATATACGCACCCCGGTGAAAATCGCGGTGTTCACCCTCGTCGTGACTCAGCTGTTCAACGTGCTGTTCGTCTACGTCGTGCATCTGGCGCATGTGGGGCTGGCGCTGGCGATCAGCATGGGCGCCTGTCTGAATGCGCTGCTCCTGTTCTGGCAACTGCGCAAACAGGATCTTTATCAGCCGCAACCCGGCTGGCCGGTGTTTCTCATCAAGTTGCTGGTGTCTGTGGCGGTCATGTCGGGGGTGCTGTTGGGCCTGATGTATGTCATGCCGGCCTGGTCCGACGGTCAGATGCTTGAGCGCTTCATCAGACTCGGTGGTCTGGTGGCCGCGGGTGTGGTGACGTATTTCGGCATGTTGCTGTTGCTGGGTTTCCGCCTGAAGGATTTCGCTCGCAAGGCGATCATGTAGGATCAGTCGTCGGTTTTTGCCGGTTAACGCCGATTGTTGCGCTTTGCCTCACTGTGTCGCCTGTCGTTGACGGCGGTGTGTGGTTATAATCGGCCACTTTATGAGCAAGAAGCGCGTTATGCAGCTGGTTCGAGGCCTTCAAAATCTGCGCCCCCAGCATCGGGGCTGCGTCGCCACCATTGGCAATTTCGACGGTGTTCACCGTGGTCACCAGGCTATCCTGGCGCGACTGCGTGAGCGTGCCGTTGAGCTGGGCCTGCCCAGTTGCGTGGTGATTTTCGAACCGCAGCCGCGCGAGTTCTTTGCCCCCGAGACCGCTCCGCCCCGGCTTGCACGTCTGCGCGACAAGCTTGATCTGCTGGCCGCCGAAGGGATTGACCTGGTGCTCTGCCTGGCGTTTAACCAGCGTCTGAGCAAGCTGAGCGCCGCGGAGTTCGTCGACACCGTGTTGATCGACGGGCTTGGCGTCAAGCACCTTGAGGTCGGTGACGACTTCCGATTCGGATGTGACCGGATTGGCGACTTTGACTTTCTTCAAAAGGTCGGCGCAGAAAAAGGATTCTCGGTAGAAGCCGCGCAGACCGTCGAGATCGACGGCGTACGCGTCAGCAGCACCAAGGTGCGCGATGCCCTGGCCAACGGTGACTTTGCGCTGGCCGAGCTCTTGCTGGGGCGGCCGTTCGCGATTTCCGGGCGTGTTCTGCATGGCCAGAAGCTGGCCCGTCAGCTGGGTACGCCCACCGCCAACGTGCAACTCAAACGTCGTCGCGTGCCATTGACCGGTGTCTATCTGGTCAGTGCCGAGATCGACGGCAAGGTCTGGCCAGGCGTCGCCAACATCGGCGTACGACCGACCGTGGCGGGCGATGGACGTCCGCACCTTGAGATTCACCTTCTGGATTTTGCCGGCGATATCTATGGCCGGCGTTTGACGGTGGTATTCCACCAAAAGCTGCGTGATGAGCAGCGTTTCGCCTCTCTGGAGGCGCTTAAGACGGCGATCGATGCGGATGTCGCTGCCGCCCGTGCCCATTGGGGCATGGTCAACCGCTAACTTAGAGCCTGAAATGACCGACTACAAAGCCACGCTTAATCTTCCGGACACCGCCTTCCCGATGAAGGCCGGCCTGCCCCAGCGCGAGCCGCAAACTCTGCAGCGCTGGGACAGCATTGGCCTGTACCAGAAGCTGCGCGAAATTGGCAAGGATCGTCCAAAGTTCGTCCTGCACGACGGTCCTCCGTACGCCAACGGCAATATTCACATCGGTCATGCGGTCAACAAGATTCTCAAGGACATGATCGTCCGTTCGAAGACCCTGTCGGGCTTCGACGCGCCTTATGTTCCTGGCTGGGACTGCCACGGTCTGCCGATCGAGCACAAAGTCGAGGTCACCCACGGCAAGAACCTGCCTGCGGACAAGACTCGTGAGCTGTGCCGGGCCTATGCGGCCGAGCAAATCGAAGGCCAGAAAGCCGAATTCATTCGTCTGGGCGTGCTGGGCGACTGGGCCAATCCGTACCGGACCATGGACTTCGCCAACGAAGCCGGAGAAATTCGCGCGCTGGCGGAAATGGTCAAGAACGGTTTCGTGTTCAAAGGCCTGAAGCCGGTCAACTGGTGTTTCGATTGCGGCTCGGCGCTGGCTGAAGCGGAAGTCGAGTACCAGGACAAGAAGTCGTCGACCATTGACGTCGCATTCCCGGTGGCTGACGCCGACAAACTGGCCGCAGCCTTTGGCCTGTCGAGCCTGAGCAAGCCTGCCGCGATCGTGATCTGGACCACCACCCCGTGGACCATCCCGGCGAACCAGGCGCTCAACGTTCACCCGGAATTCAACTACGCGCTGGTGGACACTGGCGACCGGCTGCTGGTCCTCGCCGAAGAGCTGGTCGAGGCATGCCTCAAGCGCTGGAACCTCGAAGGTTCGGTGCTGGCTACCGCGCCGGGTTCGGCGCTTGAGCGGGTCAACTTCCGTCACCCGTTCTACGACCGTCTGTCGCCGGTCTATCTGGCCGAGTACGTCGAGCTGGGCGCCGGTACGGGCGTGGTTCACTCCGCGCCGGCCTATGGCGAAGACGACTTCGTGACCTGCAAGCGCTATGGCATGGTCAACGACGACATCCTGACCCCGGTTCAGAGCAACGGCGTGTACGCCCAGTCGCTGGAGTTCTTTGGCGGCCAGTTCATCTGGAAAGCCAACCCGGCCATCGTCGACAAGCTGCAGGAAGTCGGTGCGCTGCTGCACACCGAAACCATCACCCACAGCTACATGCACTGCTGGCGTCACAAGACGCCGCTGATCTACCGCGCCACGGCGCAGTGGTTCGTGGGCATGGACAAGCAGCCAACCGCTGGCGATACCCTGCGCAACCGCGCGGTCAAAGCCATTGAAGACACCAAATTCGTACCGTCCTGGGGCCAGGCGCGTCTGCACTCGATGATCGCCAACCGTCCCGACTGGTGCATCTCCCGTCAGCGTAACTGGGGCGTGCCGATCCCGTTCTTCCTGAACAAGGAAAGCGGTGAGCTGCACCCACGCACCGTCGAGCTGATGGAAGAAGTTGCACTGCGCGTCGAGAAAGAAGGCATCGAAGCCTGGTTCAAGATGGACGCGGCCGAACTATTGGGCGACGAAGCGCCGCAGTACGACAAGATCTCCGACACGCTGGACGTCTGGTTCGACTCGGGCACCACGCATTGGCACGTGCTGCGCGGCTCTCACCCGATGGGCCATGAAACCGGTCCGCGCGCCGACCTGTATCTGGAAGGCTCCGACCAGCACCGTGGCTGGTTCCACTCCTCGCTGCTGACCGGCTGCGCGATCGATAATCACGCGCCGTACCGCGAACTGCTCACCCACGGCTTCACCGTGGACGAGAACGGCCGCAAGATGTCCAAGTCGCTGGGCAACGTCATCGCGCCGCAAAAGGTCAACGACACCCTGGGCGCCGACATCATGCGTCTGTGGGTTTCGGCCACCGATTACTCGGGCGAGATGGCCGTTTCGGAAACCATCCTGCAGCGCAGCGCCGATGCTTATCGCCGTATCCGTAACACCGCGCGCTTCCTGCTTTCCAACCTGAGCGGCTTTAACCCGGCCACCGACATCCTGCCCGCTGATGAGATGCTGGCACTGGACCGTTGGGCCGTGGATCGCGCACTGTTGCTGCAGCGCGAGCTGGAAGAGCATTACGGCGAGTACCGCTTCTGGAACGTCTACTCCAAAGTGCACAACTTCTGCGTGCAGGAGCTGGGCGGTTTCTACCTGGACATCATCAAGGATCGCCAGTACACCACGGGCGCCAACAGCAAGGCACGCCGTTCCTGTCAGACCGCATTGTTCCACATCTCCGAAGCGCTGGTTCGCTGGATCGCGCCGATCCTGGCGTTCACGGCCGACGAGCTGTGGCAGTACATGCCAGGCGAGCGTAACGAGTCGGTGATGCTCAATACCTGGTACGAAGGCCTGAGCGAACTGCCGGAAGGCTTCGAGCTCGACCGCGCCTATTGGGAGCGGATCATGGCGGTCAAGACCGCCGTCAACAAGGAACTGGAGAACCAGCGTGCGGCGAAAGCCATCGGTGGCAACCTGCAGGCCGAAGTGACGCTCTACGCCGAAGACGATCTGACCGGCGACCTGAACAAGCTCGGCGATGAGCTCCGTTTCGTACTGATCACGTCCAAAGCCGGTCTGGCACCCTTCGCCAGTGCGCCTGCCGACGCTGTGGTCACCGAAGTCGCGGGCCTGAAGCTGAAAGTGGTCAAGTCCGGCTACACCAAGTGCGCACGTTGCTGGCACTTCCGTGAAGACGTCGGCGTGCACGCCGAGCATCCGGAAATCTGCGGTCGTTGTGTCGACAACATCAGCGGCGCGGGCGAGGTTCGTCACTATGCCTAATGCGTCGGCTGGCCGTATGGGCCGTCTTGGCTGGCTGTGGTTGAGCGTGCTGGTCGTGGTCATTGACCAGGCCAGCAAGTTCTACTTCGAGAACGCGTTGAGCCTGTATCAACAGATCGTGGTCATCCCCAGCTACTTCAGCTGGACGCTGGCTTACAACACCGGGGCAGCGTTCAGCTTCCTGGCTGACAGCTCCGGCTGGCAGCGCTGGCTGTTTGCGCTGATTGCCGTGGTGGTCAGTGCGGTGCTGGTGATCTGGCTCAAGCGCCTGGGGCGTAACGAGACCTGGTTGGCGATCGCTCTGGCACTTGTGCTGGGCGGCGCGCTGGGTAATCTCTACGACCGCATCGCGATTGGCCACGTCATCGACTTTATCCTGGTGCACTGGGACACTCGCTGGTACTTCCCGGCGTTCAATTTTGCCGACAGTGCGATCACTGTAGGCGCGATCATGCTTGCGCTGGATATGTTCAAGAGCAAGAAAACCGGAGAACCCGTTCATGACTGAACAGTCGATGACCGAACACGCTACACAGGAAACACGTATCGGTCAGAACACGGAAGTCACCCTGCATTTCGCGTTGCATCTGGAGAACGGCGACACCGTCGACAGCACGTTCGATAAAACCCCGGCGACCTTCAAGGTCGGCGACGGCAGTTTGTTGCCAGGTTTTGAAGCGCTGATTTTCGGCTTCAAGGCAGGCGACAAGCGCACCCTCCAGGTACCGCCGGAAAATGCGTTTGGTCAGCCCAACCCGCAGAACGTGCAGATCATGCCGCGCTCGCAGTTCCAGAATATGGAGCTGGCTGAGGGCCTGCTGGTGATCTTCAACGATGCGGCCAATACTGAGCTGCCAGGTGTGGTGAAAGCGTTTGACGACGATCAGGTGACCGTCGATTTCAACCACCCGTTGTCCGGCAAAACGTTGACCTTCGAAGTGGAAATCTTCGAGGTGAAGGCGCTCTGATCAGTCAGATCGCCTGTGGCCCCGACATGGCTCGGGGCCTTTTCGTTTTTATGTTTCATTGCGCGTAGATACGAGGCACATCATGCAAATCAAACTCGCCAACCCACGTGGCTTCTGTGCCGGGGTGGACCGTGCGATCGAAATCGTCAATCGCGCGCTGGAAGTGTTTGGCCCGCCGATCTACGTGCGCCATGAAGTGGTTCATAACAAATTTGTCGTCGAAGACCTGCGCAGTCGCGGTGCGATCTTCGTCGAAGAACTGGATCAGGTGCCCGACGACGTCATCGTCATCTTCAGTGCTCACGGCGTTTCCCAAGCAGTGCGTACCGAAGCCGCGGGTCGCGGTTTGAAGGTGTTCGACGCGACCTGCCCGCTGGTGACCAAGGTCCATATCGAAGTTGCGCGTTACAGCCGCGACGGGCGCGAATGCATCCTGATCGGCCATGAGGGCCATCCGGAAGTCGAAGGCACGATGGGCCAGTACGACGGCAGCAATGGCGGCGCCATCTATCTGGTCGAAGACGAGGAGGACGTCGCCAGGTTGCAGGTTCAGAACCCGGAAAAACTGGCGTTCGTGACGCAGACGACCTTGTCCATGGACGACACCAGCCGGGTGATCGACGCCTTGCGTTCGCGCTTCCCTGCCATCGGTGGGCCTCGCAAGGACGACATCTGCTACGCGACCCAAAACCGTCAGGACGCCGTCAAGCAACTGGCCGACGAGTGCGATGTGGTGCTGGTCGTGGGCAGCCCGAACAGCTCGAACTCCAATCGTCTGCGTGAGTTGGCTGAGCGCATGGCGACGCCGGCCTATCTGATCGACGGCGCCGAAGACATGCAGCGCAGCTGGTTCGACGGTGTCGAGCGAATTGGCATCACTGCGGGTGCTTCGGCGCCGGAAGTCCTGGTTCGGGGCGTGATTCAGCAGTTGCAGGCGTGGGGCGCTATCGGCGCCGACGAGCTGGCGGGTCGGGAAGAAAACATCACCTTTTCGATGCCCAAGGAACTGCGCGTCAAGCAGGTTGAATAAACCGTCTCACGCGCACGGTTCCGTGCCGAAGCCTTCGCTTCGAAGGCTGACGCGTCCCGTGAC
Proteins encoded:
- the ispH gene encoding 4-hydroxy-3-methylbut-2-enyl diphosphate reductase, whose protein sequence is MQIKLANPRGFCAGVDRAIEIVNRALEVFGPPIYVRHEVVHNKFVVEDLRSRGAIFVEELDQVPDDVIVIFSAHGVSQAVRTEAAGRGLKVFDATCPLVTKVHIEVARYSRDGRECILIGHEGHPEVEGTMGQYDGSNGGAIYLVEDEEDVARLQVQNPEKLAFVTQTTLSMDDTSRVIDALRSRFPAIGGPRKDDICYATQNRQDAVKQLADECDVVLVVGSPNSSNSNRLRELAERMATPAYLIDGAEDMQRSWFDGVERIGITAGASAPEVLVRGVIQQLQAWGAIGADELAGREENITFSMPKELRVKQVE